Proteins encoded in a region of the Sporohalobacter salinus genome:
- a CDS encoding nucleotidyltransferase domain-containing protein translates to MDLDIHHEKIKDICEKEDIELMGVFGSVARGEEKDNSDIDIIIKYKNSDKSLFDLVRLEKRLTKLFGRKVDLLTENSINSCIIDNIKQDLRLLYS, encoded by the coding sequence GTGGATTTAGATATTCACCATGAAAAGATTAAAGATATTTGTGAAAAAGAAGATATTGAGTTGATGGGAGTCTTTGGTTCAGTTGCTAGAGGTGAAGAAAAAGATAATAGTGATATTGATATTATCATTAAGTACAAAAATTCAGATAAGTCTCTGTTTGATTTAGTTAGATTAGAAAAAAGGCTGACTAAATTATTTGGTAGAAAGGTTGATTTGTTAACTGAGAATTCAATTAATTCTTGTATAATTGATAATATAAAGCAAGATCTAAGGTTGCTATATTCTTAA
- a CDS encoding type II toxin-antitoxin system death-on-curing family toxin, which yields MTINFLEINEVKEIHHVVILKYGGKKEIRSKNLLESAIAQAKNVYFYNNAGLIEIAANYGFHLCKNHPFYDGNKRTSFTAMEMFLAKNGYKFKEKLNIDIAEKVMLAIASNELYKDELINWIKLNIVELRPENEEKFFN from the coding sequence ATGACAATCAATTTTTTAGAAATTAATGAAGTTAAGGAAATTCATCATGTAGTAATTTTAAAATATGGAGGAAAAAAAGAAATTCGAAGTAAAAATTTATTAGAATCAGCAATAGCTCAAGCTAAAAATGTATATTTTTATAATAATGCTGGTTTAATAGAAATAGCAGCTAATTATGGTTTTCACTTATGTAAAAATCATCCTTTTTACGATGGTAATAAACGAACAAGTTTTACTGCTATGGAGATGTTTTTAGCAAAAAATGGATATAAATTTAAAGAAAAATTAAATATTGATATAGCCGAAAAAGTAATGTTAGCAATAGCAAGTAATGAATTATATAAAGATGAATTAATAAACTGGATTAAATTAAACATAGTAGAATTAAGACCGGAAAATGAAGAAAAGTTTTTCAACTAA
- a CDS encoding S8 family peptidase — MYLANSIEILITILILQKITIKSNKFNFENYFEQEKSFRDSSANPTNQKSKNESSHHIIVYDRRLNEDELKEKVELQRENGQVRKKLPLINGVACQLEDEDHRAEVESIRGVKRIDEDLTLEIKLPDSKFKSNQSSGDIVPWGIKVINTLDAWSNLKVNVGIIDTGIDLNHFDLLPINSGYNAIEPTKQPDDQNGHGTHVAGTIAARKNGKGVVGVAPNIELYSIKAFNKDGSAKMSSLIEALQWAIENNIQILNMSFGVDKENETLREAISKTYEAGITMVAASGNDGIATINFPARYSEVIAVGAINKDKNLADFSNYGSNLDVVAPGVNIESTWKNGQFNKLNGTSMSTPHVSGIAALILSRFKNMTPSKVKQAIKKGATPLESIDSNKQGAGLVNTAKTIELLKI; from the coding sequence ATGTATTTGGCTAATTCTATAGAAATTTTAATCACAATTCTTATTTTACAAAAGATAACTATCAAAAGTAATAAATTTAATTTTGAAAATTATTTTGAACAAGAAAAGAGTTTTCGAGACAGTTCAGCTAATCCAACAAATCAAAAATCGAAAAATGAATCTTCACATCATATAATAGTCTATGATCGTCGCTTAAATGAAGATGAATTAAAAGAAAAGGTAGAATTACAAAGAGAAAATGGGCAAGTTAGAAAAAAATTACCTTTAATTAATGGAGTTGCTTGTCAGTTAGAAGATGAAGATCATAGAGCTGAAGTTGAGTCTATTCGAGGAGTAAAGAGAATAGATGAGGATTTAACTTTAGAAATTAAGTTACCAGATTCTAAATTTAAATCTAATCAATCATCAGGAGATATTGTTCCGTGGGGTATAAAAGTAATTAATACTTTAGATGCTTGGTCTAATCTAAAAGTGAATGTTGGTATTATTGATACTGGAATTGATTTAAACCATTTTGATTTATTACCTATAAATTCAGGCTATAATGCTATTGAACCTACAAAACAACCTGATGATCAAAATGGACATGGTACTCATGTTGCAGGTACAATAGCTGCCCGAAAGAATGGGAAAGGTGTAGTAGGAGTAGCACCTAATATTGAATTATATTCAATCAAAGCATTTAATAAAGATGGTTCTGCTAAGATGTCTTCTTTAATTGAAGCTTTACAATGGGCTATTGAAAATAATATTCAGATTTTAAATATGAGCTTCGGAGTTGATAAAGAGAATGAAACTTTAAGAGAAGCAATTTCTAAAACCTATGAAGCTGGAATTACGATGGTAGCAGCTTCTGGTAATGATGGTATTGCTACAATTAATTTCCCAGCTCGTTATTCAGAGGTAATTGCTGTTGGAGCAATAAATAAAGATAAAAATCTTGCTGATTTTAGTAATTATGGTAGTAATTTAGATGTTGTTGCTCCTGGAGTTAATATTGAATCTACCTGGAAAAATGGACAATTTAATAAACTTAATGGAACTTCAATGTCTACTCCACATGTATCAGGCATCGCTGCTTTAATACTTAGCAGATTTAAAAATATGACTCCATCTAAAGTTAAGCAAGCTATAAAAAAAGGAGCTACTCCTTTAGAATCTATTGATTCAAATAAACAAGGAGCAGGTTTAGTTAATACAGCTAAAACAATAGAATTATTAAAAATATAA
- a CDS encoding DUF86 domain-containing protein → MKKNNQLYLNDILNAIIKIKEFTKGMDLENFLKNEMAQSAVIRKLEIVGEAANKVSKDLRNEYDNIPWGEIIGTRNKLIHDYSGVDIILVWNIVNQELDILEENLRKIFKDKKYERIKEDQRKKQIFENRK, encoded by the coding sequence ATGAAAAAAAATAATCAATTATATTTAAATGATATTCTAAATGCTATTATAAAAATTAAAGAATTTACTAAAGGAATGGATTTAGAGAATTTTTTAAAAAATGAGATGGCACAAAGTGCTGTCATAAGAAAGCTGGAAATTGTAGGCGAAGCAGCTAATAAAGTTAGTAAAGACTTAAGAAATGAATATGATAATATTCCTTGGGGAGAAATCATAGGAACTAGAAATAAATTGATTCATGATTATTCAGGGGTGGATATTATATTAGTTTGGAATATAGTCAATCAGGAATTAGATATTCTTGAGGAAAATTTAAGAAAAATTTTCAAAGATAAAAAATATGAAAGAATAAAGGAAGATCAGAGAAAGAAACAAATTTTTGAAAATAGAAAGTGA